Proteins from one Leptospira wolffii serovar Khorat str. Khorat-H2 genomic window:
- a CDS encoding MaoC family dehydratase: MAKIPTPPFAELGPKTPVETGKVKRGIYGRYLEEFTEGAIFEHPRELTIDRAFAQEFATTFMEANPLYLSAPYAQAHGFKDLLVSPLMVFNLALSLGVQNDSEKALANLGYYDVQFLKPVYPGDTLSAKTKIIKIDDKGPDKPGIVHVRTIALNQNKELVIQYERKIMIYHSNGKPKGTPKPVIKDAFFPDTNSPTIELPELKFPKGFETATWSDTYFESFEPGQIYIHQNGRTITDEHFPWTYRVGNTHPLHYDKLYSAGISGPMGGEPVVYGGLVFAWLCGLASRDTTENVLWDLGFTEGYHTQPSFSGDTVTAISRILTVKDRGTEFGIPAGEVHIQFIGLKNIKANDAFEKFGEDLFLKENDKKKHGKEKLPEKIFEIERKILVKKK, encoded by the coding sequence ATGGCAAAAATCCCTACTCCCCCTTTTGCGGAATTGGGTCCCAAAACTCCGGTAGAAACCGGTAAAGTAAAACGGGGCATATACGGACGTTATTTAGAAGAGTTTACGGAAGGAGCCATCTTCGAGCATCCCAGAGAACTTACCATAGACAGAGCATTCGCTCAGGAATTCGCAACCACCTTCATGGAAGCGAACCCTCTATACCTTTCCGCTCCTTACGCCCAGGCACATGGATTCAAGGACCTTCTCGTTTCCCCTTTAATGGTCTTCAACCTGGCTCTTTCCTTAGGAGTCCAAAACGATTCCGAAAAGGCTCTCGCAAACCTAGGTTACTACGACGTTCAATTTCTAAAGCCGGTATATCCGGGAGACACACTTTCCGCTAAGACCAAAATCATCAAAATTGACGATAAAGGTCCTGATAAGCCGGGAATCGTTCATGTCAGAACCATCGCCTTGAACCAAAACAAGGAACTCGTCATACAATACGAAAGAAAGATCATGATCTATCATTCCAACGGAAAACCGAAAGGAACTCCGAAACCGGTGATCAAGGACGCTTTCTTTCCGGATACTAATAGCCCTACGATCGAATTGCCTGAGTTGAAATTTCCGAAAGGATTCGAAACCGCAACTTGGAGCGATACGTATTTCGAAAGCTTCGAGCCGGGTCAGATCTATATCCACCAGAACGGAAGAACGATCACAGACGAACATTTCCCTTGGACCTACAGAGTCGGAAACACACATCCTCTTCACTACGATAAACTTTATTCCGCGGGGATCTCCGGCCCCATGGGAGGAGAACCTGTGGTTTACGGAGGTTTGGTATTCGCATGGCTTTGCGGACTCGCATCCAGAGATACCACGGAGAATGTTCTCTGGGATCTTGGCTTCACGGAAGGTTACCATACCCAACCGTCCTTTAGCGGAGACACTGTGACCGCAATCTCAAGAATCCTAACGGTGAAAGATAGAGGAACCGAGTTCGGAATTCCGGCGGGAGAAGTTCATATCCAGTTCATCGGACTCAAGAATATCAAGGCCAACGATGCCTTCGAAAAATTCGGAGAGGACCTCTTCCTGAAAGAAAACGATAAGAAGAAACACGGGAAGGAAAAGCTTCCTGAGAAAATCTTCGAAATCGAAAGAAAGATTTTAGTTAAGAAGAAGTAA
- the lsa23 gene encoding surface adhesion protein Lsa23, with translation MKAFLLLLPLYILSCRSPELPVFPAQEGICPKTNFLLVSQPETDVKSGNVLLAVYCKSEMIPQGSELQISLVFRDEIHPNSWKDFFYRIYRRFRYGRTYDIESFRLKLDPNGKPVSLELANVYSGDQIFLQDPVEHFDKTLSSSQMKEKNSIPILYSNTWNHMFGEKDNNPDLPKQELPIAGSRFGTRSQLDDYFGGK, from the coding sequence ATGAAAGCTTTCCTTCTTCTCCTCCCCCTTTATATTTTAAGCTGCCGGTCTCCCGAACTTCCTGTGTTTCCTGCCCAAGAAGGGATTTGTCCAAAAACGAATTTTCTTTTGGTTTCCCAACCTGAAACGGATGTGAAGTCGGGAAATGTGTTGCTCGCCGTTTACTGCAAAAGCGAGATGATTCCCCAAGGATCGGAACTTCAAATCAGTCTGGTATTTCGGGACGAAATCCATCCGAACTCTTGGAAGGACTTCTTTTACAGAATCTATCGTAGATTCCGTTACGGTAGGACCTACGATATAGAATCCTTTCGTCTGAAACTGGATCCGAACGGAAAGCCGGTATCTCTGGAACTCGCCAACGTTTATTCCGGAGATCAAATCTTCCTACAAGATCCGGTGGAACATTTCGATAAGACTCTTTCTTCTTCGCAAATGAAGGAGAAGAATTCGATTCCGATTTTATATTCGAATACTTGGAATCATATGTTCGGGGAGAAGGACAATAATCCGGATTTACCCAAACAAGAATTACCCATAGCAGGTTCTCGCTTCGGAACGAGGAGCCAATTGGATGATTATTTCGGCGGTAAATAG
- a CDS encoding M3 family metallopeptidase, which yields MLSRPVAGSLLLGDLSMSFRNFPNTPLETRKEAVREKLRSTKQVLSEILDKKDPSYESVIRPLNDSMEELQEEFTVLSHLNSVKNSEETQSNYTEILPEVTEFYSELGQNEELFRRYKEIYEKEKTFLSGPRKKVLEDAILQFRLGGVGLPPEKKARLQEIQLRLSDLQNQFSQNLLDSTNEFELRIDSEEDVAEIPESDKALYRNEDGTYTFTLQFPSYSAYMTYGTNREKREELYKAYVTRAPKNGALIEEILALRDESSKILGYSNFAECSLATKVADSPVQVLDFLERIGKLAKPVAEKEFSELKEFAGTLGIRDLQAYDTTYVSEKLKKKLYDFDEEETRPYFEKNTVVKGAFSFFEKLLGLGFERVEVQSWDSKTEVFHVKNKNETIARLYLDLEARKEKQGGAWMNHWETRNRLGQDTILPSAFVVCNFPPSKESAPSLLKHSDVVTFFHEMGHALHHLCAKIEEPPVSGINGVEWDAVEFPSQFLENFAYEPEVLSFFAKHHKTGEPMPASLSEKLKGTKNFLAGMGVVRQLEFGIFDIRIHLKKHSETEVQTVLDQVRKEVSVIVPPSYNKFQNGFGHIFSGGYAAGYYSYKWAELLAADAFFAFRSKGIFDPILSEKYRTEILEKGGSENAMVLFKRFLGRDPEPDALLKLYDLVA from the coding sequence ATGCTTTCCCGTCCCGTCGCAGGAAGCTTGCTTTTAGGAGATCTATCCATGTCATTTCGAAACTTCCCGAATACTCCCCTGGAGACCCGAAAAGAAGCGGTTCGGGAAAAGTTACGGTCCACCAAACAGGTATTATCCGAAATTTTAGATAAAAAAGATCCTTCTTACGAATCCGTAATCCGTCCATTAAACGATTCTATGGAAGAACTCCAAGAAGAGTTCACCGTTCTCTCCCATCTCAATAGTGTGAAGAATAGCGAAGAGACCCAAAGCAATTATACGGAAATTCTGCCAGAAGTTACGGAGTTTTATAGCGAACTCGGCCAAAACGAGGAACTGTTTCGGAGATACAAAGAGATCTACGAAAAGGAAAAAACTTTTTTAAGCGGACCTCGTAAGAAGGTCTTAGAGGATGCGATTCTACAATTCCGCCTGGGCGGTGTCGGGCTTCCTCCGGAAAAGAAAGCCAGATTGCAGGAGATCCAACTTCGTTTGTCAGATCTGCAAAATCAATTCTCCCAGAATCTTTTGGATTCCACAAACGAGTTCGAATTACGAATCGATTCGGAAGAGGACGTGGCAGAGATTCCCGAATCGGATAAGGCATTGTATCGTAACGAGGACGGAACTTACACCTTCACTCTACAATTCCCGAGTTACAGTGCCTATATGACTTACGGCACCAATCGGGAAAAAAGGGAGGAACTCTATAAGGCGTACGTGACTCGTGCTCCTAAAAACGGAGCATTGATCGAGGAAATCCTGGCTCTTAGGGACGAATCCTCTAAAATATTAGGATATTCTAATTTTGCAGAATGTTCCCTCGCAACTAAGGTGGCGGATTCTCCCGTTCAAGTTTTGGATTTTCTGGAGAGGATCGGAAAACTAGCTAAGCCCGTAGCGGAGAAGGAATTCTCGGAGTTAAAAGAATTCGCCGGCACTCTGGGAATCCGAGATCTCCAAGCGTACGATACCACTTACGTTTCGGAAAAATTAAAGAAGAAGCTGTACGATTTCGACGAGGAGGAAACTAGACCTTATTTCGAAAAGAATACCGTAGTCAAGGGAGCATTCTCCTTTTTCGAAAAATTGCTGGGCCTTGGCTTCGAAAGAGTGGAGGTGCAGAGCTGGGATTCCAAAACGGAAGTCTTTCATGTGAAGAATAAAAACGAAACGATCGCAAGGCTCTACTTGGATCTGGAAGCCAGAAAGGAAAAGCAGGGCGGTGCCTGGATGAACCATTGGGAAACCAGAAATCGTCTGGGACAGGACACGATTCTGCCGTCCGCGTTCGTGGTCTGTAATTTTCCTCCCTCCAAAGAATCGGCCCCTTCTCTTCTGAAACACTCCGACGTAGTGACTTTTTTCCATGAGATGGGCCATGCCCTGCATCATCTATGCGCGAAAATCGAAGAACCTCCAGTGAGCGGAATCAACGGAGTGGAATGGGACGCGGTGGAATTTCCCTCCCAATTTCTGGAAAATTTCGCCTATGAGCCCGAAGTTTTGTCTTTTTTCGCCAAACACCATAAGACGGGTGAGCCCATGCCTGCGTCCCTTTCCGAGAAATTGAAAGGAACCAAGAATTTCCTGGCCGGGATGGGAGTGGTCCGACAATTAGAATTCGGAATTTTCGATATTAGAATTCATTTGAAAAAACATTCCGAAACGGAAGTGCAAACCGTTCTGGACCAAGTAAGAAAGGAAGTGAGTGTGATCGTTCCGCCTTCTTATAATAAATTCCAAAACGGATTCGGACATATTTTCTCGGGAGGTTATGCCGCAGGATACTATAGCTATAAATGGGCCGAGTTGCTGGCTGCGGACGCTTTCTTCGCCTTCCGTTCCAAAGGGATTTTCGATCCGATTCTTTCCGAAAAATATAGAACGGAAATTTTGGAGAAGGGAGGCTCGGAGAACGCGATGGTATTATTCAAAAGATTTTTAGGAAGGGATCCCGAGCCGGATGCGCTACTAAAGCTGTACGATTTGGTAGCTTGA
- a CDS encoding glutathione S-transferase family protein, with amino-acid sequence MIKLYGYPISNYTNKVKLALLEKGLEFEDIRTPFSQEEEFLKKSPMGKIPYLEVDGVYLFESQAILEFLDQAYPYTKRLIPSDPLEAALVRSIIVFIENYIDIPARRIYTLLVAGDPVPPETVESVKKSLERGAKALSRIVKFDPYIAGKNFTAADCSAYATFPIVLEHLADWISPNPVEQIPGLKEYLERISATPNAAKVDKPRSVVMKALKRIRK; translated from the coding sequence ATGATCAAACTATACGGCTACCCGATAAGTAATTATACGAATAAGGTCAAATTGGCCCTTTTGGAAAAAGGTTTGGAGTTCGAAGATATCCGAACGCCTTTCTCCCAAGAGGAGGAATTCCTGAAAAAAAGTCCTATGGGAAAGATTCCCTATTTGGAAGTGGACGGAGTCTATCTTTTCGAATCCCAAGCTATTCTAGAATTTCTGGACCAGGCATATCCTTATACCAAGCGTCTCATCCCTTCCGATCCTTTAGAGGCCGCATTGGTTCGATCCATTATCGTTTTTATCGAAAATTATATAGATATTCCCGCTCGTAGGATCTATACGTTACTAGTCGCCGGAGACCCCGTTCCTCCCGAAACGGTGGAATCCGTCAAAAAATCTTTGGAAAGAGGGGCCAAGGCTCTTTCCAGAATCGTAAAATTCGATCCGTACATCGCAGGTAAGAATTTTACCGCGGCCGATTGCTCCGCATATGCCACTTTTCCGATCGTATTAGAACATCTCGCAGATTGGATTTCTCCGAATCCTGTGGAGCAAATTCCCGGATTAAAGGAATATCTAGAAAGGATCTCCGCGACCCCTAACGCCGCGAAAGTGGACAAACCGAGATCCGTGGTTATGAAGGCTTTGAAACGGATTCGTAAATGA
- a CDS encoding SDR family NAD(P)-dependent oxidoreductase, with translation MKKTALITGATVGIGYEIAKLAAQDGYDLILVARNQKSLASAKKELEKLGAGVEILSADLSDPKSPKKIYDFAKKKKAIVDLLVNNAGFGTNGKFHALDLKEELNLIQVNVTSLVELTHLFLKDMRDRHSGKILNVASTAAFQPGPMMTNYYASKAYVLYFSEGIAEEVRKDGVTVTCLCPGPTKTEFFKRAEMDGSAILNSGLVPKANASDVAKIGYEAVKSGRTVVVSGIANKLMAQSVRISPRFLVRKLARILNTVG, from the coding sequence ATGAAAAAAACGGCTTTGATCACCGGAGCGACGGTGGGGATCGGCTATGAAATTGCGAAGCTTGCTGCACAGGACGGATACGATCTCATCTTAGTGGCGAGAAATCAAAAGAGTTTGGCTTCTGCAAAAAAAGAATTGGAGAAGCTAGGAGCCGGAGTCGAAATTCTTTCCGCCGATCTTTCCGATCCTAAATCTCCTAAGAAAATCTACGACTTTGCGAAAAAGAAAAAAGCGATCGTGGATCTTCTCGTGAATAACGCCGGATTCGGGACGAACGGTAAGTTCCATGCCTTGGATTTAAAGGAAGAATTGAATCTCATCCAAGTGAATGTGACTTCTTTGGTGGAACTCACTCATCTTTTCCTGAAGGATATGAGAGATAGGCACTCCGGAAAAATTCTAAATGTGGCTTCCACCGCCGCTTTCCAACCGGGACCCATGATGACCAATTATTACGCTTCCAAAGCATACGTGTTGTATTTCTCGGAAGGAATCGCGGAAGAAGTAAGAAAAGACGGCGTGACCGTTACCTGTCTTTGCCCCGGACCCACCAAAACCGAATTCTTTAAGAGGGCGGAAATGGACGGTTCCGCGATCTTAAATAGCGGCCTTGTACCTAAAGCAAACGCATCCGACGTAGCCAAGATCGGATATGAGGCGGTAAAATCCGGTAGAACCGTCGTGGTCTCTGGGATCGCTAACAAACTCATGGCTCAGTCCGTTCGGATATCTCCGCGCTTCCTGGTGAGAAAATTGGCCAGGATACTGAATACTGTAGGCTAG